In the genome of Camelus bactrianus isolate YW-2024 breed Bactrian camel chromosome 18, ASM4877302v1, whole genome shotgun sequence, the window GGCCCCAGGGACTGATACGGCCCACGGACGTGCTTTGCTTGTCCTCTGTGGTGTTTGTTGTCAAAAGCTGGAGGCGCAGTCATCTGCAGAGAGCAAGGATACACACGGGGGGTGTTCCAGGGGCCAGCAGTAGTCTATTTCTTGACCTGCGTGGTGGCTGTCAaggtgtttataatttttttttattaaacttttttgtttgcacttttctgaatatttcaaaaaattttaaatgaaaaatatctgAGTTGCTAAATTTACAAATCTAAGGTCTTTATGGAAAGAATCTTCATCTCTGGTTCCTCTTGAAAAACCAGAGGATGGGCTTGTACTCCCACGTGGTGACTGTGGAGTAGAGCTGGGTCGCAGTTGTCCCCTTCAGATCGGGTACAGACTGGGTAAAAAGTTCCCCCCAGTAACCAAACCAATCCTGATCTGATGAAAAAATCATTAATGACAATGGTGAACACTTACTCGTTGCTTACTGGACACTGCTTTACAAGCATTATAccatttaatcctcatgccaactatttttatttatcatcattttacagataagaaaactgaatccAATAGAGGGATGTATACACCTGCCAGAGGTCCCAGGGCTAAGTGGTACAGGTCTGCCTCCAGAGTAGTGATGTCCAGTAACTTTCTACGGTAGTAGAAACGTTCCGTATCTGTGTTATCCCATATGGCAGCCACTGGCCGCAGGTGGCCATTAAGCCCGTGAAATGTGAGGGTTTGTAACTgaggaattttaaattttattcaagtTTAATCAGTTTAAATTTAGCAGCCACTGGTCGCTGATGGACCCTGTACTGGGAAGTTCAGTTCTCTAGCCTGAGATTTGCTTACAGAACAACTATGTTTTAAGCACACAGTTTGAGATTCAGAGTATTAAAATCTAAGGATGGTTGGTTGACAGTTCAAAAGCAAGGAGATAAACACAGACTAGTACAACCTAAGTATGAGGCTAAACCCCACAAACATAGGGACAATACCAATCACCTTCTGAATCCCTTTCTTAATTAAGCAAAGTGCTTGTATAGAAGGCATTTTAGCAAGTTAtgtggaagggggcagggcaggggcagaagTGTCAGGCAAAGGCTTATTTCACAAAGTCGCTGTGACTGTTTTTCAGGAGCAAACAGCACTGTGCGCACTGGAGAGAGCACTCCGTGTGACGCTCTGGGCAGGCCTAGTGTCATAGAAGTTGTTTCCAGCCAACCCCAACCCGCTGGCTTGTGGAGTTATTTCCTAATACCACTTTAGTAAGAACGTGGCCCTACCACCTGTCCTTTGCAGTGACCTAATACAGGGTTACAAAGGATATCCTTTGCAGTCTGAATGCAGACTCTTCTAGTCCTGAGACATTCTGAATCTCCTTGCACAGCACTAAACCAAGGATCAAAGAAAACTGCACTATTTAAAACTAGTGGCTCTCAGTAAAAATGACTCAATACCAAATGTGTATTGCCAGAAGAGAGAaactttaggaaaagctgcgccAAATTCTTTGGGGCAAATAAAACAGGCAGACCTCCAAGGATGTTAGTGGTAACACTAGGAAGTCTGACAGGTTGAGGGGGCTGGGGCAGAAACCTATTCCTTATTAGCAGGACAGAAAGTTCATAATTACAAAGATCTGATTTTGGATCTGTTGGGCAGTAGCACCAGAATGAGGGAGAGCCGGTGACAGATAgcatttgttcaggaaagtaataGAAGGTGCAGGTACTGTAGGCACTGGAAGGAAGTTCAAGAAGCCTGTAGTTGACAGCAGAGTTTCAACAACCAAGAAAGCCAATAGTTGGGGCAAGTTACAAATAAATCCTTACAAGTTTTTGGATGGCAGTGAGGTGGAAGAGTGAATGATGAGACACATCTGGGTAGAAGGGTGTTCTACAAATCCTCACTTGTAAACCCAAACGAGAAGCAAAGAATGATgctcatgggaaaaaaaagatgtaaagatTTCCCAGTGGTTACCATGTGGAAGATATTTATATGAGGCCCCTATTTCTGGATGCTTCCTGAAAAtcagtaatattctgttattGCTGACTCCATGTGACCCATGAAGACTGAGTTCTGTGGAGGAGATGGCCACAATGACCTGTCTTTCTGGGTGGAGCAAAATTAACTTACCCTTTGAGGCCTGCTAATATTCTGGTCAGAAGTTGAGCTTAGCTAAAGTTCTGTGCAAAGCTTTTTAAAGCAATGTGAAATAACTTAGGGCAGAACTTGATTTACTTTTAGGAATGGAAACAAatttaaaggtaattttaaaaagaaaaatgtcaacacAGAAAGGCGGTGCTAAAGCTGAACCGTATCCTTTATTTTATGAAACAAAGCAGGTTATAAGATATCTCGTTGGGTGATAATGAATGTTCAGACATTAAGAATCCATTTCATTCACTGTTCTTTTCATTtcagcacaacaaagaaaacTGAGCAGGCAAAAGATGACTCCACAAGCAGCGATGACAAAGAAGATGTAGTTTTAGATAAAAAGCTTAAGTACTATAAATATCCACGGTCCACCGGGCATCATGCTGCAAGGAGACCGATGTCTATCTCCAGAGAATGGCATGGATATAAAAAGAAGAACCATACTATGCGTGTGGGAGAAGACATTCACTGTGATGTGGTGATTCACCAAGATCACAAGAAAGAAGTGAGAGCCCCTTCTCCTTACTGGACAATGGTGAAGCATGACAAAAGCTCCTCGTCCTCCTCGGCCTCCTCCTCAGATGCATTTTGGCTGGAAGATTATGCCCAAGCTGAGGACAAGGGTCAACCTGTATCAAAGGATGATTAGGCCGCAGTTTGCAAATCCGTCATCACAGATGCATTTTTCTCAAAAACACCCAAATTTTGTGCGTTGCCACGTATAGTTCTGCTACCCTTACAGGAATATGTGCAGACTTCCCAGTTCTCCATCACGACCGTGTTGTAAAGCCTTTGGAGACCTTCAAAGTGATGTGCAGAGACTGCCCTGGGGTCTCACAGACCTCACAAATGATCTTGTTCCGATCATTATGATCATTCAAGTCCTTAAGACCCTCCTTTCTGAGAAGAATGTCTCGTCTTTTAGAAAATGCAGCAGAGGGAACCCAGTATCAGAATGTGTGAACATAgtagagaattttattttttaaggtaagTACCACATTTTAATTTAGGTAGTTTCTCTTGTTTTGTAAACTTCAAGTAccctatttaaaagaaaaagagaaatttttttggCTAGTTGTTTACATTAGAATTTCTGCCCCGATTTTCAGCCTTACTTTTACTTTGAATGTTGGGTTGATAGTTAACTAGTTGAAAGAGACAGGATAGGAACagatgagagagaagaggaaagaaaaccaaaTTCTGCCACAGTAAAGATAAACACAGAAAATGAAGCAGTGCACATACTGGATATGACTAACAgggaatttatattttttcacaaaTAACTCTATTGCAGAAAAGGCAAAAAGGGGGGTAAAATCCAGACCATTTAATTGTTCTTACCCAAGAGGACacatttttaactatttttatcttaaaaagtcACCAATAATAATCTGGAAATACTTATTCTGATTGCCACTTAGCCTTAATTTTGATAGTTTCTCATGCTTCTgtactttattattatatttctgtTCTCCTTTAAAGcatcaaaacaaaaacctcagcaTATGATAAATAGTTGTTGACTGATTaggaaaaatgcaagaaaaacatttaaacagaATGTTTTATTGACTTTAGGTCAGCTGGGAACAATTACCTGCATTTATGCTTtacaatattttgaaaaaagataaatattacaTTAGAGATTTTTGACTTCCATGTGTTTGCTGCTATGGGTTGAGAAAATGTTCAGCTCTTTCCTGTAACATGTGTTTCAGTGTTACAACTCATCAACAAAAGGTGTATGCCCCAAATTGCCGCTTGCTGCCATTGACTTCTGGCCAGAAACAAACTTCTTTGCAGCctttaagtaaacaaacaaacaaaacagaaagttaaTAGAAATAAGCAAGAAGATAAACTTCTTTTCCTCGGAATATTCCATCCTATGTGTGACTGAGCAAGTCTGGTGCTCTAGAGATGCAGGTAgctttaaaaagggggaaaaagaaaacctctcTGACATTGCAAAACAGGGCAGAGGTGTACTTCCTTGTTTCTATATTACAATGGCAAATAGTCTGAGTCAATAAAACATACACTGTTAACTGAAAAGTTATACTCCAAAGGCTGGCTGtttagggggagggcatagctccagtggtagagcgtgtgcttagcacggacaaggacctgggttcattccctagtactgcctctaaaaataaactaaCTTAACTGCCTCccctacaaaacaaaacaaatgaaaaaccaaaccaaacaaaggCTAGTTGTTTAGGTTAAGTGTAATACCATGAGGAACAACCCCACAGTATCTCAGGCCAGCTTTTTAAACAGAGATGGTGTTGGAGGCAGCTGGGTTGGGCTCACGTGACAGTACAGTGTACAAGATGGGGAAAGCCATTTGGGAGAGTGTGTACGATGAACGTAGAGGCCAAGTGAAATCAAGTCAGTGTTACTATCTTGACAcagcctgtttctttttcctaCCCCCGTTGTCCCTACATATAAGGTAGATCCCTTGGTGAGATGGCTGAGACCTCTACCATGGAAGGGGAGTaggcatttttaatataaaaaggacTGATTCTGGCTTTATTCTGTAGTTCATGTACTTGTTAGGCACAGTAGGGAATACAGAGAGGTGTAAGACAACTCAATCTTATAGcaaacaaaatatgtgaagggaaaaaaaaaaaaaaacccaacacaaaACAGCAGGGGCAAGAGAATGTCTCAGACCGAGAAGACTGGATCATGAAGGACTGGCAGGATAGAGTTTATCTCTTAGGAGTGAGGACGGAAAATACCAAACTTGACAATTAGGTTGAATCGTGTGAAACTGCCAATATTTGACTCTCCTTGACCTTTAAGGATCTAAAACGGTTTAAGGATCTAACGGTAATTTAGCTGAATGAGGATACCCTGAGTTGACAAGGAGGCTGTCTGCAGGTCTGATGGTAATGAGCCCTTCTGCCTCCACAAGAGGTAGACAGGCCCCAGACCAGAAGACCATACGTAGCCCAAGGAAGCTTATACATTCCTTCTGAAACTGGATCATTAAGGACAAGTTATTTGATGTTAAATAAATTTTCACTTGCTTACATTTATGACATCAGCGTCAGCTACTGCGTCAATCTGCTGAAGGACTGTGGATGGCGGAACGTAGGATCCAGCAACTAGAGCCTGGGACCCAATTTCATCCAGGAAACTCTCAGAAGACTCCACAGACATTAGGTAGCTAGCTTTCAGCTTGTTCCTGTTCAATAAAACGTGTGTAACTAACGCAGAAGCCAGTTTTACAGAGCACGGCAATTTTAAAGTTTGTTCCCAAACCCTGAAACATGTTTtggtaaatatataaattaacagCTTTGAAATCTCAACAGCACTAAAGGTCTCCATTCTATTTCTTCAGTTCACCAACTCTTTTATTATTCACATTATCCTTTTGAAAGCTGTCAATACAAGACTATATTTGAAAACCCAAGAGATTGCCTTTTGATTTTGAATTAGAACTTAGATCtagttaaaactattttaatgtgAAGTTTTGATTAATGAAATAGCTCTTGCCTCCTGATATTTTGGTGATAATTTTAGGCATTTCTATTGAAGAAAGTATCTCTTCTCACTGTCCACTTACCAAAGTGTTGTGTACTGATAATCTGTCACCCCTGGCCCTCAGCCCCATTTCTGTGCTGGGATTTGCCTCACTGAGGGGTGAGCAGTGGGGAAGGACAGCATAGGTCCTGTAAGTCCTATGGCTTAAATATGGGCACAGGAGCCTCACTCTGAAATAAAACTCAATTCATAATTATCCCAGAAAGAGACTGGTGCTCAGAAAGGCACCTGAGTTATTTACCTCTCAAAATAAACTAATCTCCTTGGCACTCTGTAGCAAGATTTCtattaaacataatttaatgTAGCAATTTTACCACATTGTCAGCTTAATTGAAAAGATTTTACCTGCAATAAACTTTACCAAGAAATTATTAGTTTGTCACTTCTGCAATGACACCTCACTTTCTTTCACTATAGGAAAACAAAGAACCTTACAAGGAAAAGTATCAACTCCATCAAAATGGCAGAAACAAACATATCTTGACATTAATAATCAAACCTCCATCTTCTACATGTTGGTATACCTTATAAAAACTGTGCTAcatttaagtaaatatatttaaaaaaaaataaattagatttgGAACCAATTTTTCCTAAGCAAATCCAGTCTTTCAGTTTATTCTCATCATGACTTGTTTCTAGTGTAGTCATGGGGAACCGCATCCCACCATCCTTGGCTCCATGTATACATTTAATAAACTGTGTCATACTTACTCAAGAGAtgcaatttttttgtttgttcagtaTAATAAAGTAATAATACTAACGAGGACAGAAACGGCAAAAGGTTGTTCCCTCCTGGATTGTAACTCACCCTGTCAGACTTCCTTTGTGGGCAATACTAAATGACCATGAAGACCGCCAGAGTTTCAGAATTCATATTCTGAACTGTCTTAAATAGATGGAGTCAAATTTAAATGTTCTAAATGTCTGTAGGAAAGTGCAAGCTGACTTCCAATTCTGTCCAAAGTCTGTCTCTAAAAGGTTAGAGAAACTCCCAGGACTACTGAGTTGAGGTGTTGTCAGCACTTTCAATGAGGACAGTGGggatttaaaaatcatgaaacagGAGACAGATACTGCAATCTTTTAACCAGATGTCTTTTTTGGGTCTATCAAATCAGTAAagagtatttgaaaaaaaaaaaaaagccaatggtTATGGTAAACAGGCATTCTCATTCCTATACTGACAATGTGATTATAAACTGGTACAACCTTTTACATTGTGACtccaaaatataaaagtaaaattatataaacatatacatacatttatataaacatatacatatattttaatacagaGACTTTCATTATAATATTTACAACTCTCGGCCTAGGTGGGAATCTATACCAAGAAAGtaataagaaacacaaaaatattttaagcccagAGGTACCCTTTACAGTTTATAATTTCCAAATGCAGAAAATGTCCAATAAGTATATTCTGACACACCAATTAAAACTTTATGGCAAATTTTTAGTAATCTGAATAAATGGAAACATCattataatgtttaaaaaaaagggaagaatcaTTGGTAGAGAATGAAAGATaacttctgtctttttttctgtttataattttcaaatttctaCAATAAACACTATTAAATAGGATGTAAGTATATatacaatattaaaaattatatttaaaaatgcataaaaatggtcaagaaaataagcaaaatgttaacaatgatATCTCCTGGTGGTAGGAGCGTATTCACCTTTccttttaaatagttttctgtACCCTTTCAATCCTTTTGTGCATTTATTACAATAGTGTTGTActagaaaaaaatacaactttCAAATAACTGCAACATGAAACTCAGTTAACACTGAAACTTACTTGGCAGTTTGGACATCTGTGTTAGAAAGGTTTCCTTGAGCAATTGTTTTGACTTGGTTATAGGCAGCCTTGATAACCTAGGACAGACAAGTAAAATCTCTGATCAGTGCTGGAGTCTGCAGTGATCAAACACTCCTCTACTGAGGCCGAAACACGAGAAATAGTGTAGCGTCTATTTGGAATTCTTAGGTCACTGTGTGCTTCTTATGCTTCCAATGTTCCATAAAGCAGCTGTCTGTACAATATTCAAGTAGCCAAGTTCTTTACAGGCTTAaagtggcagagggaagaggaTGGCAGGAGGGTTTAAGAGAACACAGGGACTTATGATTGCCTGTAAAGAATAAACACCTCTAAAACCTCCCCAGACTCTCAGTCATGTAATCGATACTGCGATCTCCTGCTGTTCACTAAGAAGAAACAAGTAGTCCACACACAGCCCATCTGTAGAGCTTATCCATACTTGGAAGGCTGGAGTCAAGAAGGAATCAAATTCCAGTGATGTGGGTAGGTACCtggtaaatatctgttgaataattaaataaatacataaacctggTCCCTGATTTTTTCCATCCCAACCTTGGCATCATTCTGGGTCTGAAACTTACTGTTCTCCCTAATCACCTGAATTCTAGGACCCTCATTTCCCCTCCATTTTAGCTACGTATTTTCACAGCCATACCCCAGAACTGGACATAACCTACATCTGCCTCTGAAATCCTCTCATTCCAAGACCTCTGGCCTAAGTCTTTAATCACGCTATCCTTATCTTCCAGTTTACCAAGATCCCTAGTTCCTTATTTGTCCACTTCCAATCTATCAGGCCCTTCTGGCTTCACTTCTTTATTTAGCCTAGATCCATGAACATCCTTCAGTTACTCTTGTGTGTCCAGCTTCCTGCAATCTCCTCATACCTCTGACTTGCCTACTTCGCAGGACTCTAATCTAGGATCAACCCAACTGCCTGCCTCCTCCATTTCTCCATTAGGTGTgaacactaatgataaatcacgAAAGACCTCTGACTGGCTGTACTATGAATCTGTGGTCACTCATCACAAGGAGACAGCTAAACTGCTGCTATGCCCATTCTGTGTGCATCTAGCCACTCATCTGTCCCGAACCTCATTACTTTCTTTAAACTCTCCCCGCTTCTCTGACTCTCAAAGCATGACTTAGCCCCCTGCCTCACCAGGGATGTACTTCATCTCCCTGACATCCTCTTCGCCCAACATCAGCCTTTGTGTCCAATGCTAAAATGTCCACTTGTACTGTGATTCCTGTTTGCTCTTGCTTTTTCAGACTTGATCCATCTATGATTTCCCATCTCCTTTACTTGCtccaattttcctttcctttcagtaTGATTGTCTCTTCCAACTTAATCTCTCAGTGTAAACTCTCCTAAAACTACCACCACCACAAGTCTAAGCTCCACTTGCCTACACCAATTTTGCATTGCTTTTTCCTCACTTATTCCTTAATTCTATAGATTTTAGTCCACCTCCAACACTCTGGTGTAAACTGATTAATATCACCAATAGCGTCCTAGTTTGCTAGAACTACCAGACCTCTCTGTGGTAACTAAAGGGATGTTAATCTGGAGTAAATCAAAATagtgtttctttccttcctggccTCCAAATACaccagtttctcttctttttcttcttattttctttagtCACCTGGTGGTGGTTCCCACAGCTCAaccttcagtttccttctcctgcaacctttcaCACATGACCCTGACTTCAGCACTCTTTATACTGAGGACTCCCAATATACATCCTAGGCTTGACCTCACTGAGCTCTCCATTTGGATATCCCAGAGACAACTCAACGACACTTGGCCACACAGAACCAAAGTATCAAGGAGgcatttcctccctctttcctggaAGCATTAgtacacatttttcatttttaagtttcctCTGCAGCAGATACACCTTAATAAAGATATACAGAGCTCTGCTCTGATAAGTCATGGCATTCAAACATTCCATATTTTTACTAAAAACGTCAATGGGGGAAAAATCTTGTGAGAATTGGTAAGAATTTGAACTTACATCTCCAGCAGCTGCTGCTTGTGAGATAGTGTAAATCCCGAAGAGTCCAGAATCTGAGTAACTGGCATTAAAAGCAGAAACCTGAAATGTAATGAAACTTTACTGTATGTCATTCTACCAGGTAAAACGGGACATCATTTCCTTAAAGCTGTCTGGATAAAAATGTGTACTTTCACAGTATAAGCAAAGATTAATATTTCACTTAACTGGTTCTGTCCAGGACTGAAGTATTCTGCTCACACAGGTTACCTCTTTCAGAACTGTAATGGTTTTAACTTCTCatttaaatctttctaaaaagGATCGCTCACTTTCCTCTTTGCTGGGTATTTTCTCACCTTTTGATGATTAAAGGTTAATGCAAACATTAACTTGTGAACATTTTACTATAGACTCAGTACGGCTTAGTGGTATGGACTGTGGCCTTTGGCATTACACAAAActgctttctttcctctgctgTTGGTGGTAACTTCCTTTTCATCAGTTTGCTTTCACTTCTCCTACAGACTAAAGTCAAAGgattaggaaaataattttggCTTAGTGGTCATTACTCAGATGTCCAAGGTGACAGGAAGTTTAGCCTCTGGAAAACAGGGGAATTGCTGTCTATAGTCTGAGTAGTGTTAAGCTCCTTAAGGTGAACATGACTGCTGAGTACAGTGTATCCTAGTGTTTACGTGGACCATTTACATAAGGATCACCTGAGTTGTCACTGAAAATACAGACTTTCAGGTTCCTACAACAGATCTACTCATTCAGATCCCTGTGGATGCAGCGTGGGAGCTGGCAGTTTAAACTAGCattccaggtgattcttatgcacACTGAAGGTTGAAAACCGTTGGCTGAGTCCAGGTAAAGCATATGAAGGTGTGCACTTCAATTACTTGACGTTTACTTACAATTCTGAGACTATCCCATTCATATCCCAAATGTCTGAAGTAGGAAATTTCTATTAAATTATGTCACTGGATTAGATTAAACTCCAGTCACTCAAAGCATCATTAACATTCAGTGGTGAAGAGTAAAgcatgaagaaaagaaaacagagcagaCCATGAACCAGGAGAAAGAAAATCTGGAGGAAATCTAACTTACGACTAATTTAAGAtaatggttttcaaactgtgctcCAGGGAATCCTAAGGCTCTGAACAGAAGATTCCAAGGGTTTCACTGTCAAGTAAGCCTTCTAAACTTCTTTAAAGCAAAAACTTGTGTGTTGGGCATTGCAATTGGGAAACTGTACTGGATAAAGAAGGctcctctacttaaaaaaaaaaaaaaaaaaaaaaaaagtgtaaactACCACTCGAGTATTAAACAGagggataaaaaataaagactgatTTTAACTTCCATTGTTAAGTGTCAAATGGCCAAAGACTTACTGAAGCATAAACCTACCTGTGCTATGTACTGTTGTTGAAATTACGAACAGTACTTAATCCTACAATTTAGTACATTTGTTACCTTTTAAAGATCTCAACAAAGGTCACGTAGGGTATTACACTGAGCAGACAACGGTCACTCATTCAATGGTATTTTGCTGGTTGACAATTTACATTCTCTTGATTTAAATATCACTATTTTGAAAGCTTTAGCACTCTCCTGACTGTAATAAAAAGGTGTCTTCTAAGGTAACATGGGCTTTTTGTTATGActaaatgtcatttttcttttttttaacttaatctcCAGCTGAAGGGTAAGTCTGTAAGCAGTTTGGAAAACATGAAGAGCAGTGGAACTCAGGAAGTAGCCACAAGAATGGAAGGGGacagaagaaatcagaaaaaaagactaaCTGGAACTAGGGGAATGTTTACTATCTAAAACTTTAAAGGGAACGGAACTGCGAACTTCTGATTTTCTAAGCATTAGTACTTCTTTTTTATTAGAATAACTGAAAAGACAGTAAGTTTTTGATAGACCCACTAAGGTACTAAAATTAGGCCTGGCTGTCTCTTCAATTTTACAAAGATTTTCTTTCGttcatcttaaattttaaaagcagaattaacATTAAGAGCCCAAGTTATCAGGACTACATCATGAACAGagcctttgaaaacaaaaagagagcTATCCACTGCTCAGACTCACATCAAATGGCTGGTGGGTTCCCTTGGCAATAGCCTGGTAGAGTGAGCTGGTGGTGTTGCTGCCCCTCTTAACGTGTGGCCCGGCACCGAGGACGTGCTGGAGAACACTGAATGCATTTGCTTCTGCACTTGCTGCAGCAGTGCTTTCTGCTACCAGGGCAGCATGGACGAGACTGTCTCCATTCTGTTCTCGGATTTCACCTGGGGCCAGGTAAGGAAAGTGAAGAAGAAAGTGGCTAGTGGTTTTACCCTTCGGTATTCTCTATGACGCAGCATTGACCTATTGAGATTAAGCTTTTCTGTGGCCTTGTGCTCTCCTCATGCCAgcccgcccctcccccaacacatacTCAAACATGTTTAATACCTAACCCACAAGCAATCTAATTCTTTCTTTCCACACTGATACTATCTGGTAGTAAGTGGTTAGGCCTGTTATACTGCAGTACGCTGCTGGGGTGAGAGGGGGCATCCTGATAAAGTAACTCAATAGAACAAAATGCTTACCTCCACGGTATTTGGCCTTTGCACCAGATAAACCAAGGCCGCCTCTCACATTGAGAAATCGTTCAGCAACTTGCTTTAGAACAGGATGACTCACACCTATTtccacagaaacaaaaacaagctgGAACCAGAATCTCTAAAACACAATTGTAAAATGCctactgttttaaaatgtatgattATACAATTCAAATATTACAGAATTAAACAGTAAAGAAAAGAGCTCCCCCATAACCCCACACTTCCAGAGATACCCATTTACAGCTTcagcaaatattaattttatcctcattttcttttatttttaaaatggtattatCCTATTGCTATTTTTTCTAACTTGTCTTTTACATTTAAGTGAGTGGACTACACCAAACATTTATGGTTATAAAGAATTCTATTATATGGACATACCATCAGTTACTTAATCCCTTCTTGATGGACATTAGTATGCTTCTAATAGTTGGCTATTAAAACAATATTGcattgtgcatcaaaggacattttcaaaagagtgaaaagataacctacagaatatttgcaaatcatgtaccTGGTAAggattagtatccagaatatgCAAAGAATTCTCACAGCTCAACATTAGTATGGCCATAATCAAGAGACAGGTAATAACAAGTGTtaatgaagatgtggagaaactggcacCCTTCTGCACTGTtgacaggaatgtaaaatggttcagctgCTTTGTAAAACAATCTGGCAGTTCTTCAAATGGTTCAACAACAAGATAGATATCCTGGCAATTCTACCCCAAGGTATATAttcagaagaattaaaaatagatgttttgttaaaaaatttaTACATGACTGTTTACATAaataacagccccaaactgggaacaacccaaatgttcgactgatgaatgaatggataaacaaagtgtggcaatgaaatatttttcagccgGAAAAGGGAGTGGAACATTGGTGCATGCTACAATATAGATGGACTCTGAAAACATTACGCTGAGTGACTAAGCAAAGATGCCAGTTACAAAGGCTATTATTGTacaatcccatttatatgaaatgtccagaatagtcAGCTGTACACagcagacagaaagtagattagtggttgccagaggcagggacgAGGTAGAATGAGGAGTGACTTCATCTTTTGgggatgaagaaaatgttctgaaattagatagtggCAATAGCTGCACAACTCTGCATATACTAAAAGCCACACAAAAAAGTGTTTTGGTTTTTACTGTACACTTAAGTTTAAAGtaaaactgtacacttaaagggtgaattttatggcatgtgaattatacctcaattaagctgttatttataaaacaaatgaacaaaaactcAATACTGTACATAATCTTCTCATGCAACTAGTTTGTAAACTTGACCAAGTGCTTCTGCAGGGTAAATTCTTATAAGCAAAATTGCTGGGTCTAAGAGCATAAACATTTAGAATTTTAATATGTTAAAACAGACC includes:
- the UQCRC2 gene encoding cytochrome b-c1 complex subunit 2, mitochondrial isoform X1; its protein translation is MKLITRAGSLARFYSLRVAPKVKATAAPAGVPPHPEDLEFTRLPNGLVIASLENYAPASRIGLFIKAGSRYEDSNNLGTSHLLRLASGLTTKGASSFKITRGIEAVGGKLSVTATRESMAYTVECLRDDVDILMEFLLNVTAAPEFRRWEVAALQSQLRIDKTVAFQNPQAHVIENLHAAAYRNTLANSLYCPDYRIGKVTPDELHHYIQNHFTSARMALIGLGVSHPVLKQVAERFLNVRGGLGLSGAKAKYRGGEIREQNGDSLVHAALVAESTAAASAEANAFSVLQHVLGAGPHVKRGSNTTSSLYQAIAKGTHQPFDVSAFNASYSDSGLFGIYTISQAAAAGDVIKAAYNQVKTIAQGNLSNTDVQTAKNKLKASYLMSVESSESFLDEIGSQALVAGSYVPPSTVLQQIDAVADADVINAAKKFVSGQKSMAASGNLGHTPFVDEL
- the UQCRC2 gene encoding cytochrome b-c1 complex subunit 2, mitochondrial isoform X2, which encodes MRLFGQRFYSLRVAPKVKATAAPAGVPPHPEDLEFTRLPNGLVIASLENYAPASRIGLFIKAGSRYEDSNNLGTSHLLRLASGLTTKGASSFKITRGIEAVGGKLSVTATRESMAYTVECLRDDVDILMEFLLNVTAAPEFRRWEVAALQSQLRIDKTVAFQNPQAHVIENLHAAAYRNTLANSLYCPDYRIGKVTPDELHHYIQNHFTSARMALIGLGVSHPVLKQVAERFLNVRGGLGLSGAKAKYRGGEIREQNGDSLVHAALVAESTAAASAEANAFSVLQHVLGAGPHVKRGSNTTSSLYQAIAKGTHQPFDVSAFNASYSDSGLFGIYTISQAAAAGDVIKAAYNQVKTIAQGNLSNTDVQTAKNKLKASYLMSVESSESFLDEIGSQALVAGSYVPPSTVLQQIDAVADADVINAAKKFVSGQKSMAASGNLGHTPFVDEL